In a single window of the Penaeus monodon isolate SGIC_2016 unplaced genomic scaffold, NSTDA_Pmon_1 PmonScaffold_8639, whole genome shotgun sequence genome:
- the LOC119571910 gene encoding 50 kDa gamma-zein-like: protein MKKPAAKAGARAPAAEAEATLTVEAEADQQQKQRKHQHTGSTTAEARQHPTTEAQAAQTEEAAPVLETEEHLQKKKRQHQQQKQMNPPAAEAEAAPKSETRQHQQQSRGSTNSRNRGSTNSRRKAHQQQNQHQQLNRGSTNS from the exons ATGAAGAAACCAGCAGCAAAAGCAGGGGCCCGGGCAccagcagcagaagcagaagcaaccCTAACAGTAGAGGCAGAGGCAGACCAACAGCAGAAACAGAGGAAGCACCAGCa CACAGGCAGCACAACAGCAGAAGCAAGGCAGCACCCAACAACAGAAGCACAGGCAGCACAAACAGAAGAAGCAGCACCTGTATTAGAAACAGAGGAGCActtacagaagaagaagaggcagcaccaacagcagaaaCAGATGAACCCAccagcagcagaagcagaggcagcccCAAAAAGCGAAACAAGGCAGCACCAGCAGcaaagcagaggcagcaccaacagcagaaaCAGAGGAAGCACCAACAGCAGAAGAAAGGCGCACCAACAGCAGAACCAGCACCAACAGCTGaacagaggcagcaccaacagctga